The sequence below is a genomic window from bacterium.
GACGGTCTTGCCGAGCTTGCGCCCGACCGCGGCATCGCCGGTCTCGACGCCGACCAGGATCACCTCGCAGCCGGCGCGCGCCATCAGCCGCAATGTCTCGTCGTCGAGCACGTCGAGCCGGCATTCCGCCGACCAGCGCAGCCGCAGCCCGGCGTCGACGATGCGCTGGCAGAGCTCCTGGGCGCGGCGCCGCGTCGGACCGAAGGTGAAGTCGCGCACGTACACCTCGGCGACCCCGAGCTCCTGGATGAAGCGCAGCTCGTCGATGACGTCGTCGAGCGCCCGCTCCTGCCCGGGGAGATTGCGCGAGGCGCAGAAGGTGCAGGGAAAGGGGCAGCCGTAGCGGGTGAGCACGGTGGTCGAGCTGCGCCAGCGGGTGAACGGCAGGCGATAGCGGGTGAGCGGGAAGAGATCGTGCCGCGGCCGGCCGTAGCGCAGGGGGCCGTCGGTGCGGACCGGGCGGACGGTCGGCGAGCCGCCGTTGCGCAACACCACGCTGCGCGCCGCGGTCGCGTCGCCGGCCGCCAGCTCGATCAGCGTCGGCTCGGCGAAGTGCTGCAGGAAGCCGTCGAAGGCGCGGCTCTGCGCCAGGGTCTCCAGCGGCGCGAAGGAGGCGACGTCGCCGAGGCCGTAGACGCGGGCGCCGGTGCGCTCCTTGAGCGCGGCGAGGAAGCGGTCGTCGTGCTGCAGCGAGACCGCGGAGGTGAGCGAGAACACCGTCTCGGGCTGGCAGGCGACGGCGCGCTCGAGGGCCGCGGCGGCCGGCAGGTCGTCGGCGATGGCATCGAGGACCTGCAGCTCGTGGGCGGCGTCGAGCAGCCCCGAGAGGACCAGCAGGTCGACCGGCGCCCACAGGTAGTCCGCCTTGGTCACCTCGCCGCAGGCGTAGTCGCGCAACACCGGCCGCCCCGGGGCCGGCGGATTGAGCAACAACACCCGCGCCATCGCCCAACACCTACTGCGCGGCTCACGGTTCCGCAAAGCGGAATTCTGCCCCGCAGGCCCCTGCCCGCCGGTGATCCCGGGCGCCTCGCTCCGAGCCCCGGGCGCGGGGAACGACGGCCCTCCCAGCCGTCTCCCGGCGGCGCGCGGACCGGCGGTCGCATTCGCGCCCGACCACGCCCACGCCCGCCCCGTCCGGATGCGGCGCCTGGTGATACGACCGACTTAGGGTAATCCCTAATTGAATTATCATCTCTGCCTTCGCTACTGGTGCGGTCCGATCCGCTGCGGGTGTGGGTGACGCAGTCCGTCGCGGCGGCATCGCATCGGGGGATCGCTCGCGAACATCAGAGGCTGTCTGGCTGCGAACGAGCGGCGTTCGCATCCATTTTCGCGCGGAGGGGGAGCGAGTCCGCGCATTTCTTTCTTTCCATCTCATCAAGGGAGGTCGGCAACGATGCGGCAGTGGCAGACTATTCTGGCAGGAATCGGCTTTGGCGCGGTGTTGATCGCCGGCACCGTCGGCCATGCGGCCGGCGCCGTCGACCTGGTGTCGGCGCGCGCGGCGGCGGGCAGGGGAAACGGCAACGTCGTTGCCGGCGACTACAAGATCAGCGGCAACGGTCAGTTCGCGGTGTTCACGAGCTATGCGACCGATCTGGTGAACGGCGTCGCCGACAGCAACGGCACGCAGGACGTGTTCGTGCGCGATCTCGTCGCCGGCACCACCAAGTTGGTGAGCGTCAACAGCGCGGGGACGGCGAGCGGCAGCGGCTATTCCTACGCCCCCGCGATCAGCGCCGACGGCCGCTACGTCGCCTTCGGGAGCTACGCCAGCGACCTCGTCGGCGGCGGCCTCGATAGCAATGGAACGCTCGACGTGTTCGTGCGCGACATGATGACGGGCACGACCGCCCTGGTGAGCATCAACAGCGCCGGCACGGCGAGCGGCAACTCGGCCTCGCCGTATTCCGCGATCTCGATCAGCGCCAACGGTCGGTACATCGCCTTCGATAGCTGGGCGAGCGACCTCGACGGCGGCGGAATCGATACCAACGGCACGGTGGACGTCTTCGTGCGCGACATGGTGGGCGGGACGACGACCCTGGCGAGCGCCAATGCGACCGGCACCGCGAGTGGCATTTCGTACTCCTCTGCGCCGGCGCTGAGCGCCGACGGCAACGCCGTCGCGTTCCTCAGCTATGCCACCGACCTCACCACCGACACGGATCTCAATGGCAATCAGGATGTCTTCGTGCGCCAGCTCGGGCTCGGAATCACCAAACTCGTCAGCGCCAACAGCGGCGGCTCCGATACGGGCAACGGCTTTTCGTACAGTCCGGCGATCAGCGGCGACGGCAGTTACGTCGCCTTCGCGAGCTATGCGGACGACCTGGTCTCTGGCGGCATCGACACGAACTTCAGCTCCGACGTCTTCGTCCGCGACGTGCTCGCCGGGACGACCGCGTTGGTCAGCATCAACAGCGGCGGCACCGCGAGTGGAAACTACTGGTCGCCGAATACCGGTAACGCGATCTCGATCAGCGCCGACGGGCGCTACGTCGCGTTCGACAGCTATGCGAGCGATCTCCACGCGGCGGACACGAACGGCACGGTCGACGTCTTCGTGCGCGACCTGGCGTTCGGCACGACCGCTCTCGCCAGCCTGAACAGCGCCGCCACCGCCAGCGGCAACTCGTTTTCGGGCGCGCCGATGCTGAGCGCCGACGGGAGCACGGTCGCCTTCGTCAGCTATGCGTCGGATCTGGTCGCCGGCGGGCTCGACAGCAACGGCAACCAGGACGTCTTCGTCCGCGACCTCGGTACCAATACGACGAAGCTGGCCAGCATCAACCACGCGTCGAGCGCGAGCGGAAACGGCTATTCCGCCTCCCCGCTCGCCGTCAGCGCGGATGGCCAACAGGTGTTGTTCTTCAGCTACGCGCCGGACCTCGACGCCTTCGGGACAACCGGCGCGGGGGATCTGTTCGTGCGCGATGACGGCGCGGCGTCCACCAAGGTGGTGAACGCGACGGCGGCGGGGGTCAGCGGCAACGCCGCGGCGGCGGGCGCTGGAGTCAGCGCGGATGGCCGGTACGCCGTGTTCGTCAGCGTCGCCAGCGATGGCTCCCCGAGCGACCACAATGGAGCCACGGATGTGTTCGTCCGCGACCTGTTCACCGGCGCGACGAAACTGGTCAGCGTCGACGCCAGCGGCACGGAGCCGGGCAACGGCGCCTCGGACACGCCCACGATCAGCGCCGACGGCCGCCTCGTGGCGTTCCGCAGCTCGGCGAGCAACCTCGTATCGGGAGGGATCGACACCAACAACACCACCGACGTCTTCGTCCGCGACCTGGTCGCCGGAACCACGACGCTGGTCAGCGTGAACAGCGGCGGCAGCGCCAGCGGCAACAGCTCGTCCTCCGCGCCGACGATCAGCGCCGACGGCAAGCATGTCGCATTCGCCAGCTACGCCGGCGACCTGGTCGGCGGCGGGCTCGACAGCAACGGCAACCAGGACGTCTTCGTCCGCGACCTGGCCGCCGGCACGACGGCGCTGGTCAGCATCAACAGCGCCGGCACGGCGAGCGGCAACGGGTACTCGCTCTATTCTCGGCTGTCGATCAGCGCCAACGGCCAGCGGGTCGCCTTCGACAGCTACGCGAGCGATCTCGTCGGCGGGGGAATCGACACGAACGGCACCGTGGACATCTTCGTGCGCGACCTGGTGGCCGGCACCACGACCCTGGCGAGCATCAACGCCGCCGCCACGGCGAGCGGCAATTCGTTCTCCTATGAGCCGGCGCTCAGCGCCGACGGCAGCGCGGTCGCGTTCGTCAGCGTTGCCAGCGACCTCACCGCCGACCCGGACGGCAATGGGACCTACGATGTCTTCCTGCGCCAGCTCGGCCCGGGGACGACCAAGCTCGTCAGCGTCAACAGCGGCGGCACGGGAACCGGCAACGGCTATTCGGCCAGTGCGGCGGTCAGCGCCGACGGTCGCCAGGTCGCCTTCGTGAGCTACGCCAACGACCTGGTGTCGGGCGGAATCGATACGAACTTCAGCCAGGATGTGTTCGTCCGTGACGTGAGCGGCGGGACCACGCGCCTGGTCAGCATGAACAGCGCGGGCACCGCCAGCGGCAACAGCTACTCGGGGAATGCCGCCCCGCGCATCAGCGGCGACGGCCAGTTCGTGGCCTTCGACAGCTACGCCAGCGATCTCGTGGCTGGCGGCATCGATGCCAACGGGACGTTGGATGTGTTCCTGCGCGATGTCGTGGCCGGAACGACCGTGTTGGCGAGCCTCAACGGGTCCGGCACCGCGAGCGCGAACGGACAGTCGCGGGAACCGGTGATGAGCCCGAGCGGACTGTTCGTGATCTTCAACAGCGACGCGACCGATCTCGTCCTGAACGATCGCAACGGCCGTCAGGACGTGTTCCGGTTCACCGGCGAGCTGTGCGCCGCCGCGCCGCGCCCCTCCTGCAAGCAGCCGGCGGTGTCGGCAAAGGCCCTGCTGCAGCTCAAGAAGAACCTCGACAGCGGCAAGGACAAGCTGGGATGGAAGTGGCTCAAGGGCGACGTCACGCCGCTGGCGGAGTTCGGCGATCCGCTCACCGAAACGTCCTATGCGCTGTGCGTCTACGACCGCACCGCCGGCGTGCCGGCGTTGAAGCTGAACCTGGTCGCCCCGGCGGGCGACACCTGCGGCGCGAATCCGTGTTGGAAGGCGGTCGGCGGGGGCTTCGCCTACAAGGACAAGGCGGCGACCAATGACGGACTGTCCAAGATGCTGCTCAAGGAGGGGGCGACGCCCGGCAAGGCCAAGATCCTCGTCCTCGGGCGGGGCGCCGGTCTGGGAATGCCCGCGCCGGTCGGCCCGGGGCTGCTGGCCCAGGACACCAGCGCCACCGCGCAACTGGTGAACAGCGCCGGCGCCTGCTGGGGCGCCGAGTTCTCGGCTCCGGCGACCAAGAACTCCGCGGCGGCGTTCAAGGACAAGGCCGACTGAGCGAAGGCGAGGGCGGCACGCCACCAGCGCGTGCCGCCCTCGCAGCGCCGCACGGGGACGCAGCCGGGGATCGAGCCTGGCGGGCCTGGCACGGAAAGCCCACGGTCGAAGCCAATCAGCGCCGATCGGCTGTCAGCCTCGATACGACAAAACACCTTCACCACGGAGGCACGGAGACACGGAGGGCGCAGCGTCGCAATGGCGGGTGGATGCGATCCCTATGGCCATTGCTGATGGCGTTGGGGATCTCGCCCCCGAACCCCCTCTTGTCCAGCTTACTCCGTGTCTCCGTGCCTCCGTGGTGAAATGTTTTCGTCAGATCGAGGTTCGCTTCTGGGGCCCGATCCCGGCATCCCCTCTACGCGGCGCTGCTCAACTGCGGCGCGCCGGCGGAGCGGATCGCTTCGTAGGGCGGCGCCGGCTCGACGCGGAGCTGGCGGCGGACCTCGTCGAGCGGCAGCGACAGCGCGGCCTCCCAGTCGTGGGCGGGCAGCCAGGCGGCGCGGCGGCCGCGGCGGAAGCCGTCGACGATCAGGCGCCGGGCCTCGCCGCGACCCGCCTTCAGCCAGGCGACGGCGACGATGAAGCCGACGCCGGGGTTGCGGGTCTGGGCGAAGCTGAAGGCGAGCAGGGCCGCTTCGCCGACCAGATCGCGGCCGAAACCGGTGACCACGTGCCAGAGGTCGTGCGAGTCGCGCAGCCGCTCGCCGAACAGCCGGCGCTCGGGGCCGTTGTCGACGCGGCTCTCCTGCATGCTGGCGGCGACCAGGCCGTCGGCGGTGATCTGCTCGCGGTGGACGAAATCGGCATAGATGCGGCCGAGGGTGCCCGGCGGCAGCGCCACCAGCGCGGCGCGGTCGCTCAGCGTCGCCAGCAGCGAGCGGCGCTCGCGCAGGATGCGGGCGCCGACCGGGTCGCGGCGGAAGCGCTGGAAGATGCGCTCGCCGGAATTGCCGGACAGGGCGTCGATGATGCGGAACACCTGGCCGGTGTCGTCCGGATTGCTGATCAGGGCGCGGATGGCGCGCCAGGCGTCGAGCGGGCGGATGCGTCGCTTGCTGGGTCGCTGCTCCATCGGCTACCTCCCGGATGCGCCTCGAGGATTAACTGACAGAGCTGTAAGTAGTTGATGCCCCTGCCTCGGTCAAGAACGAAGAACGGCAGGCGCCGCGCGGCCGCCGCGCCACGCCGCCGGCGCTCCGCGGACGACGCCAAGCGGGCGATTCTCGACGCCGCCGAGGCGCGCGTCGCCTCGGGCGGCCCGGCCAGCGTGCGCCTGCAGGACATCGCGGCCGACGTCGGCGTGTCGCATCCCGCCATCCTGCACCACTTCGGCAGCCGCGAGGATCTCCTGCGGGCGGTCATGGAGCGCGCCCTGGCGGCGCTGCGCGCCGATCTGCTCGCCACCCTGACCACCACCGGCGAGGCGCACATCGACGTCACGGCGCAGATCGAACGCGTCTTCGACGTGCTCGGCGGACACGGCCAGGCGCGGCTGATGGCCTGGTTCGCGCTGTCCGGCGCGCCCCCCGAGCGGGGGCGCGATCAGGCGTCCGATTTCTTCATCCGCGAGCTCGCCACGCTCGTCCACCAGCGACGGATGGCGCGCTATGCCGAACAGGGGCGGCGGCCGCCGGCGGACGAGGACACGCTGTTCACCATCCTGCTGGCGGCCCTGGCGCTGCTCGGCGACGCGCTGCTCGGCGCCTCGGCGCGCGAGAGCAGCGGCCTCGACGATCCGGCCGCGGGGCGGCGCTTCCGCACCTGGTTCGCGCAGTTGCTGGTCGCCCACCTCGACGGCGGCGACCTCCCCTGACCCTCGGGGCGCGCGACCGCTGGGCGAGCCGCCGGCGGCGGTGGGATGCCGCGCGCCATCCCACCGCCGCGAACGTCGCGGCCGCGTCAGCTCAGCCGCACTTCTTCAGCTTGGCGTCGGTGCAGCTCCGGAACGTGTCGTCGACCGAACCGTCGCCGCCGTAGTCGACCTCGATGCCGCCGCTGCTGGTGAAGCTGACCACCGCCTCTCCCTCGTCGACGACCACCCGCAGCGCGCCGCCGATCGCGCAATCGCCGTTCGCCGGGTAGCTGAGCGGCTCGATGGTCTCGAAGGAAACCGGGCCCGTGCACTGGGTGTCGACCGACCCGGCCGCGTCGACCAGCGAGCTGCCGTCGGCGGCCAGGGTCACCGTCTCGGTGACATTGAACGAACCTTTGACATTGCGGCCGCCACCGCTGGCCTCGATGGTGGCGTCGACCACGACCCCGAACGGCTGCCCGACCGGCAGCGGCACCCCGGGACAGCTCCCCGGCGAGTCGATGCCGATGGTGCCGTCGATGAAGGTGCGCGCGCCGCCGGCGCTGGTGGTGCAGCCGGCGAAGGTGAAGCTGAGCTGACTGCCGTTGGCGCCCGGCGTGCAGCCGGTCTGGATCGTGCCGCCGCTCAGGCAGGGCACGGCGATCGGCGGCAGCGAAATCGCGGCCCGTCCGGCCGTCACCGCCCGGCTGCCGCCGCCGGCGAAGTCGGACAGCGAGGCGACGCTGCCGAGCACGCCGGAGAGGAACTTCTGCACCTTCGGCGCGCCGCTGAAGCTGCCGCCGCCGGGGGTGTTGGTCGCCTGCGGCACCCGGGTCGCCGTCGGGGTCAGGGTCGGCCCGCCCGGCGTCACCGTCGGCGCCGCCACCGTCGGGGTGCGCGTCGAGGTCCGCGTCGCCGTCGGCTTCGGCGTGCCGCCGCCATTGTTGTTGCTGTCGCCGCACCCCGCCGCGCTCACCAACAGCGCCGCCAGCACCGGTACGGCCCATCCCATCTGTCGCATCCGCTCCCTCCAATCGGGCGGGCTCCCCGCCACGCAGTGATTGCCGCAGGAGTCTCCCGCGGCTTGCGTCTGCTGCGTTCGATGCGAGTGAACGGCGTTCAGGACTGCTGAACGGAGGTGGCGGAGCGTGGGGGGCGATGGGCTCCCTGGCCGCGGCCGGGCGCGACCGGCCGCTCTCAGAGGACGCAGCGGACGCCGCCGCGGTCCATCTCGGC
It includes:
- a CDS encoding radical SAM protein, translated to MARVLLLNPPAPGRPVLRDYACGEVTKADYLWAPVDLLVLSGLLDAAHELQVLDAIADDLPAAAALERAVACQPETVFSLTSAVSLQHDDRFLAALKERTGARVYGLGDVASFAPLETLAQSRAFDGFLQHFAEPTLIELAAGDATAARSVVLRNGGSPTVRPVRTDGPLRYGRPRHDLFPLTRYRLPFTRWRSSTTVLTRYGCPFPCTFCASRNLPGQERALDDVIDELRFIQELGVAEVYVRDFTFGPTRRRAQELCQRIVDAGLRLRWSAECRLDVLDDETLRLMARAGCEVILVGVETGDAAVGRKLGKTVQHARTRQILQTARDLGIRACGHFVLGSPDETREQIAATIRFARGLPLDYASFNLYAPRLATDLRDQLIAAGRVTAGDLSQQDVSAQAKSFAQVDAAELRRLFRWAVLSFFLHPSRVARLLTHTPWSTLARQGGGVLRSVVGAHV
- a CDS encoding PD40 domain-containing protein — its product is MRQWQTILAGIGFGAVLIAGTVGHAAGAVDLVSARAAAGRGNGNVVAGDYKISGNGQFAVFTSYATDLVNGVADSNGTQDVFVRDLVAGTTKLVSVNSAGTASGSGYSYAPAISADGRYVAFGSYASDLVGGGLDSNGTLDVFVRDMMTGTTALVSINSAGTASGNSASPYSAISISANGRYIAFDSWASDLDGGGIDTNGTVDVFVRDMVGGTTTLASANATGTASGISYSSAPALSADGNAVAFLSYATDLTTDTDLNGNQDVFVRQLGLGITKLVSANSGGSDTGNGFSYSPAISGDGSYVAFASYADDLVSGGIDTNFSSDVFVRDVLAGTTALVSINSGGTASGNYWSPNTGNAISISADGRYVAFDSYASDLHAADTNGTVDVFVRDLAFGTTALASLNSAATASGNSFSGAPMLSADGSTVAFVSYASDLVAGGLDSNGNQDVFVRDLGTNTTKLASINHASSASGNGYSASPLAVSADGQQVLFFSYAPDLDAFGTTGAGDLFVRDDGAASTKVVNATAAGVSGNAAAAGAGVSADGRYAVFVSVASDGSPSDHNGATDVFVRDLFTGATKLVSVDASGTEPGNGASDTPTISADGRLVAFRSSASNLVSGGIDTNNTTDVFVRDLVAGTTTLVSVNSGGSASGNSSSSAPTISADGKHVAFASYAGDLVGGGLDSNGNQDVFVRDLAAGTTALVSINSAGTASGNGYSLYSRLSISANGQRVAFDSYASDLVGGGIDTNGTVDIFVRDLVAGTTTLASINAAATASGNSFSYEPALSADGSAVAFVSVASDLTADPDGNGTYDVFLRQLGPGTTKLVSVNSGGTGTGNGYSASAAVSADGRQVAFVSYANDLVSGGIDTNFSQDVFVRDVSGGTTRLVSMNSAGTASGNSYSGNAAPRISGDGQFVAFDSYASDLVAGGIDANGTLDVFLRDVVAGTTVLASLNGSGTASANGQSREPVMSPSGLFVIFNSDATDLVLNDRNGRQDVFRFTGELCAAAPRPSCKQPAVSAKALLQLKKNLDSGKDKLGWKWLKGDVTPLAEFGDPLTETSYALCVYDRTAGVPALKLNLVAPAGDTCGANPCWKAVGGGFAYKDKAATNDGLSKMLLKEGATPGKAKILVLGRGAGLGMPAPVGPGLLAQDTSATAQLVNSAGACWGAEFSAPATKNSAAAFKDKAD
- a CDS encoding TetR/AcrR family transcriptional regulator, whose translation is MPLPRSRTKNGRRRAAAAPRRRRSADDAKRAILDAAEARVASGGPASVRLQDIAADVGVSHPAILHHFGSREDLLRAVMERALAALRADLLATLTTTGEAHIDVTAQIERVFDVLGGHGQARLMAWFALSGAPPERGRDQASDFFIRELATLVHQRRMARYAEQGRRPPADEDTLFTILLAALALLGDALLGASARESSGLDDPAAGRRFRTWFAQLLVAHLDGGDLP